One window from the genome of Malus domestica chromosome 01, GDT2T_hap1 encodes:
- the LOC103406996 gene encoding probable inactive receptor kinase At5g10020, with product MIKVFLATMNNLTLSLYFFSLVILSASSASDSELRSLYEFKKGIQTDPLRKVLDSWTLSSLSNTHSCPPWTGVFCDTTGNVVALALDHLALGGELKFNTLTGLTALQNLTLSNNDFTGRVPPILGTMSSLQHLDLSGNRFYGPIPARIYDLWGLNYLNLSANHFKGGFPDRLWNLNQLKVLDLHSNQLWGDIADLFSRLHNVEYVDLSRNEFFGGLSLASENVSSLSNTVRYLNLSYNKLAGGFFKSDSIGLFRNLQVLDLGGNQITGKLPSFGLLPNLRVLRLGSNQLFGEIPEELFESSMTVEELDLSGNALTGSIHGINSTTLKVLNLSSNGLSGTLQNVDMRSCVVVDLSGNKISGNISIVQDLGAALEVLDLSSNKFYGSFRQLTSQFEKLSTLSLRDNLLVGPLPSILKACPRLSTVDLSLNDFSGSIPGSFLSSTTLKRLNLSGNHLIGPIPLEGAHVKELLSLPPDLPIESLDLSHNTLSGGLPRDIGNMVELKLLNLAKNGFSGELPSELSKLSKLEYLDLSDNKFEGGIPQKLPSSLSVFNVSNNDLSGSVPQNLKHFPTSSFRPGNDMLNLQENGQATTSVPGRISDQGKNHSSKGHIRVAIIVASVGVALMIIFAFLAYHQTHIKEFSGRSGFGGQDTGRDVKIGRFTRPSLFNFHTNVQPPPSSLSFSNDHLLTSQSKSLSGQTEFVTEIGEHALPGQTATSSAPTNLLDNYPTTSGRKSSPGSPLSPSPRFMETREQPVILDVYSPDRLAGELFFLDSSLQFTAEQLSRAPAEVLGRSSHGTLYKATLDSGHMLTVKWLRVGLVKHKKDFAKEVKRIGSIRHDNIVPLRAYYWGPREQERLLLADYIQGDSLALHLYETTPRRYSRLSFKQRLKVAVEVAQCLLYLHDRGLPHGNLKPSNVLLAGPDYSAHLTDYSLHRLMTPAGIAEQILTMGALGYRAPELVTATKPVPSFKADVYAFGVILMELLTRRSAGDIISGQSGAVDLTDWVRLCDREGRGMDCIDRDIAGGEEPSKAMDELLAISLRCILPVNERPNIRQVFEDVNSISS from the exons ATGATTAAGGTTTTTCTGGCTACAATGAAcaatctcactctctctctctacttcttctccCTTGTAATCCTCTCCGCTTCCTCCGCCTCCGACTCGGAGCTCCGATCCCTTTACGAATTCAAGAAAGGGATCCAAACCGACCCGCTCCGGAAAGTCCTTGACTCATGGACCCTTAGCTCCCTCTCCAACACTCACTCTTGCCCTCCCTGGACTGGCGTTTTCTGCGACACCACCGGCAATGTCGTTGCCTTAGCTCTCGACCATCTTGCCCTCGGCGGCGAGCTCAAGTTCAACACTCTCACTGGACTCACTGCATTGCAAAACCTCACCCTTTCTAACAACGACTTCACGGGTCGGGTCCCGCCGATTCTCGGCACAATGTCATCTCTCCAGCACCTGGATCTATCTGGGAACCGCTTCTACGGCCCGATCCCGGCCCGGATATACGACTTGTGGGGCTTGAATTATCTCAACCTGTCTGCCAATCACTTCAAAGGCGGGTTTCCGGATCGGTTGTGGAATCTCAATCAGCTCAAAGTGTTGGATTTGCATTCCAATCAGCTGTGGGGCGACATTGCTGATTTGTTCTCGCGATTGCACAATGTGGAATACGTTGACTTGAGCAGGAACGAGTTTTTCGGAGGGCTTTCGCTTGCTTCGGAGAATGTTTCGAGCTTATCCAACACAGTGCGGTACTTGAACTTGAGCTACAATAAGCTTGCTGGTGGGTTTTTTAAGTCTGATTCAATTGGGTTGTTTAGGAACTTGCAAGTTTTGGATTTAGGTGGTAACCAGATCACAGGGAAGCTCCCTTCATTTGGGTTGTTGCCGAATTTGCGGGTTTTGAGGCTCGGGAGTAATCAGTTGTTTGGGGAAATACCGGAGGAGTTGTTTGAGAGTTCCATGACAGTGGAGGAATTGGATCTTAGTGGCAATGCTTTGACAG GTTCCATTCATGGAATTAACTCTACAACTTTGAAAGTCTTGAATCTTTCGTCAAATGGTTTGTCTGGCACATTGCAGAATGTGGATATGAGGAGTTGTGTAGTGGTGGATCTCAGTGGAAATAAGATCTCAGGTAACATATCCATTGTGCAGGATTTGGGGGCTGCTTTAGAAGTGCTTGATTTGAGTTCAAATAAGTTTTATGGAAGCTTTCGACAGTTGACATCACAGTTTGAGAAATTAAGTACGCTTAGTCTAAGAGATAATTTATTAGTTGGTCCTTTACCTTCAATCTTGAAGGCCTGTCCTAGACTCTCGACAGttgacttgagcctaaatgatTTCAGTGGGTCCATTCCTGGAAGTTTCCTCTCTTCAACGACCCTAAAGAGACTGAATCTTTCAGGGAATCATTTAATTGGGCCAATTCCTCTTGAAGGTGCACATGTAAAGGAATTGTTATCTCTACCTCCAGATTTGCCGATTGAGAGTCTCGATCTCTCCCATAATACTTTATCTGGCGGCTTGCCTCGAGACATAGGTAACATGGTGGAACTCAAATTGCTAAACCTTGCAAAGAATGGCTTTTCAGGAGAGCTGCCGAGTGAACTGAGCAAACTTAGTAAATTGGAGTACCTTGATTTATCAGACAACAAATTCGAAGGTGGAATTCCTCAGAAGCTTCCATCCAGCCTAAGTGTATTTAATGTTTCCAATAATGATCTATCCGGTTCTGTTccccaaaatttaaaacacttcCCTACAAGTTCATTTCGTCCTGGAAATGACATGCTAAACTTACAAGAGAATGGTCAGGCAACAACTTCAGTTCCGGGTCGTATTTCGGATCAAGGGAAAAATCATAGTTCAAAAGGTCATATCAGAGTAGCAATCATTGTTGCTTCAGTTGGAGTTGCCTTGATGATAATCTTTGCTTTTTTGGCTTATCACCAAACACATATCAAAGAATTTAGTGGAAGAAGTGGGTTTGGTGGCCAAGATACAGGGAGAGATGTTAAGATAGGAAGATTTACACGGCCTTcacttttcaattttcatacaAATGTTCAGCCTCCACCAAGTTCATTGAGTTTTTCAAATGATCACTTGCTAACTTCACAATCAAAGTCATTATCAGGGCAGACGGAGTTTGTAACTGAAATTGGTGAGCATGCTTTACCTGGGCAAACAGCAACTAGTTCTGCACCTACAAATCTTCTAGATAATTATCCTACAACATCAGGAAGGAAGTCCTCCCCGggttctcctctctctccttcaCCTCGTTTTATGGAGACACGTGAACAACCTGTGATATTGGATGTATACTCACCAGATCGGTTGGCTGGTGAACTATTCTTCCTGGATTCTTCTTTGCAGTTTACTGCTGAACAATTATCTCGAGCTCCTGCAGAAGTTCTAGGCAGAAGCAGCCACGGAACTCTTTACAAAGCTACTCTAGATAGTGGACATATGTTGACTGTGAAGTGGTTACGAGTGGGACTTGTCAAACACAAGAAAGATTTTGCCAAGGAAGTTAAAAGAATTGGCTCTATAAGGCATGATAACATTGTTCCATTACGAGCGTACTACTGGGGGCCCAGGGAACAAGAGAGGCTTCTTTTGGCAGATTATATCCAGGGAGACAGCTTGGCCCTACATCTGTACG AGACCACACCTCGAAGGTACTCTCGATTATCGTTCAAGCAGAGGCTAAAGGTTGCTGTGGAGGTCGCTCAGTGTTTGCTTTACCTACATGATAGAGGCCTGCCCCACGGGAACCTAAAGCCAAGTAATGTGCTCCTGGCAGGTCCTGATTACAGTGCTCACCTAACTGATTATAGTCTTCACCGTCTGATGACACCTGCTGGTATCGCCGAACAGATTTTAACTATGGGAGCACTTGGATACCGTGCTCCAGAGCTTGTCACCGCAACCAAACCAGTCCCTTCTTTCAAAGCTGATGTGTATGCTTTTGGGGTGATTTTGATGGAATTGTTAACCAGAAGAAGTGCAGGAGACATTATATCGGGACAGTCGGGGGCGGTTGACCTCACAGACTGGGTTCGGCTGTGTGATCGAGAAGGACGAGGAATGGATTGCATTGACAGAGACATTGCTGGTGGGGAAGAACCCTCGAAAGCAATGGATGAATTGCTAGCAATATCGCTCAGGTGTATTCTACCTGTAAATGAGAGGCCTAACATCAGACAAGTCTTTGAGGATGTCAATTCTATATCCAGTTGA